A section of the Streptomyces sp. Je 1-369 genome encodes:
- a CDS encoding ribonuclease H family protein, producing the protein MSDLIIAACDGAAKKNPGPAAWAWVVADADGHPQRWEAGPLGHSTNNVAELTALAELLEATDPAVPIEVRMDSQYAMNAVTKWIASWKRNGWQTAAKKPVANKELVVRIDALLQGREVTFRHVAAHRVDGDHLNAIADVAASDAATSQQPAGTAHGATEIPEPRAERMTSSPASRAPRKATAGTKRASSGKASSGAVIKAKYPGRCHCQKPYAAGEKIAKNAQGWGHVECRETAGE; encoded by the coding sequence ATGTCTGACTTGATCATTGCCGCCTGTGACGGAGCGGCGAAGAAGAATCCCGGGCCCGCGGCCTGGGCCTGGGTGGTCGCCGACGCGGACGGCCACCCGCAGCGCTGGGAAGCCGGTCCGCTCGGCCACTCCACGAACAACGTGGCCGAGCTGACCGCGCTGGCGGAACTCCTGGAGGCCACCGACCCCGCCGTGCCGATCGAGGTACGGATGGACAGCCAGTACGCGATGAACGCGGTCACCAAGTGGATCGCGTCCTGGAAGCGCAACGGGTGGCAGACCGCGGCGAAGAAGCCGGTCGCCAACAAGGAGCTCGTCGTACGCATCGACGCACTGCTGCAGGGCCGCGAGGTGACGTTCCGGCACGTGGCGGCGCACCGCGTGGACGGCGACCACCTCAACGCGATCGCGGACGTCGCGGCCAGCGACGCCGCGACGAGCCAGCAGCCCGCGGGCACGGCCCACGGCGCGACGGAGATCCCGGAGCCGCGGGCGGAACGCATGACCTCCTCCCCCGCGAGCCGCGCACCCCGCAAGGCCACCGCCGGTACGAAGAGGGCGAGCTCGGGTAAGGCGTCCTCGGGCGCCGTCATCAAGGCCAAGTACCCCGGCCGCTGCCACTGCCAGAAGCCGTACGCCGCCGGCGAGAAGATCGCCAAGAACGCACAGGGCTGGGGCCACGTCGAGTGCCGGGAGACCGCGGGCGAGTGA
- a CDS encoding sensor histidine kinase, protein MTGPGTVLGRLYRAAPVVQDAVLAAALLLPDLFLFSDFALPHVGVADRLLTVGYAVLGYAALAVRRRAPGAVFCCVWAHALGGELLTAAGTFDYSPTLALLAALYTVAALRNARPAVLALVSVAVPVALSVRAALADVPDAEQLTSLLGVACFYGLLNLEVWAVGRWVRAGRAAAVRDRLAVARAEEAVLSERARTARELHDVVANAVTVMVLQAGGARHVLRTDPDRVENALDQIESSGKTAVAELRHMLLVLRTEGERAAAEGPGFGLADLDPLLNGVRQAGLIAHLRVTGVPAPLTRNVDLTAYRLVQEALTNAAKHAGPGAVTVVRLDWHGADGRLAIAVEDDGRGFPSATRSDLSTGHGLLGLRERVAVCGGTFEAGPVGDDGFRVAAELPTAKLSPQEVGA, encoded by the coding sequence ATGACCGGCCCCGGAACCGTCCTCGGCAGGCTGTACCGGGCAGCGCCCGTCGTACAGGACGCGGTGCTGGCCGCGGCCCTCCTGCTGCCCGACCTGTTTCTCTTCTCGGACTTCGCACTCCCCCACGTCGGAGTGGCCGACCGGCTGCTCACGGTCGGGTACGCGGTCCTCGGCTACGCGGCACTCGCGGTACGGCGGCGAGCACCCGGCGCGGTGTTCTGCTGCGTGTGGGCGCACGCACTCGGCGGTGAACTCCTCACCGCCGCAGGGACGTTCGACTACAGCCCGACCCTGGCCCTGCTCGCCGCGCTCTACACCGTCGCGGCGCTGCGAAACGCCCGGCCTGCCGTGCTGGCGCTGGTCTCCGTGGCGGTGCCGGTCGCGCTCTCGGTGCGGGCGGCGCTCGCCGACGTACCCGATGCGGAGCAGCTCACGTCCCTGCTCGGGGTCGCCTGCTTCTACGGGCTGCTCAATCTGGAGGTGTGGGCGGTCGGCCGTTGGGTGCGTGCGGGGCGCGCCGCGGCGGTCCGGGACCGACTCGCGGTGGCCCGCGCGGAGGAGGCGGTGCTGTCCGAACGGGCGCGTACGGCACGGGAGTTGCACGACGTCGTCGCCAACGCGGTCACCGTCATGGTGCTGCAGGCGGGCGGGGCCCGCCATGTGCTGCGGACCGACCCGGACCGGGTCGAGAACGCGCTCGACCAGATCGAGTCGAGCGGCAAGACCGCCGTCGCCGAGCTGCGGCACATGCTGCTGGTGCTGCGCACCGAAGGCGAGCGGGCCGCCGCCGAGGGGCCGGGCTTCGGCCTCGCCGACCTGGACCCGCTCCTGAACGGGGTGCGCCAGGCAGGTCTGATCGCGCACTTGCGCGTCACCGGCGTCCCCGCCCCGCTCACCAGGAACGTCGACCTGACCGCGTACCGGCTGGTGCAGGAGGCCCTGACCAACGCGGCCAAGCACGCGGGCCCCGGCGCGGTCACGGTCGTACGCCTCGACTGGCACGGAGCGGACGGTCGGCTCGCGATCGCGGTCGAGGACGACGGGCGGGGCTTCCCGTCGGCCACCCGCTCCGACCTGTCCACCGGTCACGGCCTGCTGGGGCTGCGCGAGCGGGTGGCGGTGTGCGGCGGCACGTTCGAAGCAGGTCCGGTCGGGGACGACGGCTTCCGTGTCGCCGCGGAGCTGCCGACGGCGAAACTCTCCCCGCAGGAGGTCGGAGCGTGA
- a CDS encoding acyl carrier protein, which produces MEATERVTVLLQKNFGVRLDDVSSDAPLYQLSIDSLALEELLLQIEDECAIDLADKTLSSRDTVATLMAVVRQRAGSA; this is translated from the coding sequence GTGGAAGCAACTGAGCGTGTGACGGTTCTTTTGCAGAAGAACTTCGGGGTCCGTCTCGACGACGTGTCCTCGGACGCCCCCCTTTACCAACTGTCCATCGACTCCCTCGCGCTGGAGGAACTACTCCTGCAGATCGAGGACGAGTGCGCCATCGATCTGGCAGACAAGACCCTCTCCTCGCGCGACACCGTCGCCACGCTCATGGCTGTCGTACGCCAGAGGGCAGGGTCGGCATGA
- a CDS encoding DUF3291 domain-containing protein yields the protein MTSATPAAHLAELNLAKLLHPLDDPRTASFVEQLNPVNAAADGAPGFVWRLVEEGAPDATALRPAGEDVIVTMSVWETPEALWEFTYRSGHLEVMRRRREWFDRHVESDLVLWWVPAGHVPTVDEGLERLAHLQANGPSPRAFTFASSYTAAEAAESLEAAAVPTA from the coding sequence ATGACCTCAGCCACGCCTGCCGCCCACCTCGCCGAGCTCAACCTCGCCAAGCTCCTGCACCCCCTGGACGACCCGCGCACGGCGTCGTTCGTCGAGCAGCTCAACCCCGTCAACGCCGCCGCCGACGGCGCGCCCGGATTCGTGTGGCGGCTCGTCGAGGAGGGGGCGCCCGACGCCACCGCGCTGCGTCCGGCGGGCGAGGACGTCATCGTCACCATGTCGGTCTGGGAGACCCCTGAGGCCCTGTGGGAATTCACGTACCGCAGCGGGCACTTGGAGGTGATGCGGCGGCGACGCGAATGGTTCGACCGGCACGTCGAGTCGGACCTGGTGCTGTGGTGGGTGCCCGCCGGACACGTCCCTACGGTGGACGAGGGGCTGGAGCGGCTGGCGCACTTGCAGGCGAACGGTCCTTCTCCGCGGGCGTTCACTTTCGCCTCCAGCTACACGGCGGCCGAGGCCGCCGAATCCCTGGAGGCCGCGGCCGTCCCGACCGCCTAG
- a CDS encoding SDR family oxidoreductase, which yields MTGSINGKVVAITGASSGIGEATALLLAERGARLVLGARRTERLEELAGRITEAGGEAVCLRTDVTRGDDLHALVALAQERFGRLDVLVSNAGVGTVSPLDDLRTDEWDHMVDVNIKGLLHGIGAALPVFRAQGGGQFVTTASTAAYRVVPSMAVYAGTKVAVRAICEGLRQEAGPALRVTTVSPGVTATGFADASSNERVRADIARMRDELAIPPVAIARAIAFAVEQPADVDVNEIVVRPTAQS from the coding sequence ATGACAGGCAGCATCAACGGCAAGGTCGTGGCCATCACCGGGGCGAGCAGCGGCATCGGCGAGGCGACCGCGCTGCTCCTGGCGGAGCGCGGGGCACGTCTCGTCCTGGGCGCACGCCGCACCGAACGGCTGGAGGAGCTGGCCGGGCGGATCACGGAAGCGGGCGGGGAAGCCGTCTGCCTGCGCACGGACGTGACCCGCGGCGACGACCTGCACGCCCTGGTCGCGCTCGCGCAGGAGCGGTTCGGTCGCCTCGACGTACTGGTGAGCAACGCGGGCGTCGGCACCGTCTCGCCGCTGGACGATCTCCGCACCGACGAGTGGGACCACATGGTCGACGTCAACATCAAGGGGCTGCTGCACGGCATCGGCGCGGCGCTGCCGGTCTTCCGCGCCCAGGGAGGCGGCCAGTTCGTCACGACCGCGTCGACGGCGGCGTACCGCGTCGTACCGTCGATGGCCGTGTACGCGGGGACGAAGGTCGCCGTCCGCGCCATCTGCGAGGGGCTCCGTCAGGAGGCCGGGCCCGCGCTGCGCGTGACCACCGTCTCGCCCGGGGTGACGGCCACCGGATTCGCCGACGCGTCGAGCAACGAGCGGGTCCGTGCGGACATCGCGCGGATGCGCGACGAGCTCGCGATCCCGCCGGTCGCGATCGCGCGGGCCATCGCGTTCGCCGTCGAGCAGCCCGCCGACGTCGACGTCAACGAGATCGTCGTACGGCCGACCGCGCAGAGCTGA
- a CDS encoding beta-ketoacyl-[acyl-carrier-protein] synthase family protein translates to MTALNANPHANAAAAAAATREPAAVAVTGVGLVTAAGVGVKHTWHQVTNATTPQGVRRPDSLQDLPCDFMYTIDDGDLDVDAVLGVASHRLMDRFAQLAVVAAREAVADAGLGPDVWDSARVAVVVGSAHGGLTFYDEQHRVLTERGPRRVSPRMAPLTVVNGAAGSIARDLGTRGPSLAVATACSSGTDAIGTALQLLRAGACDIAVAGGAESMASRAVFAGTCNAKALSTRTTDPAAACRPFDVDRDGFVVGEGAGILVLERAEHARARGAKARATVRGYGAATSSEASSPVAPSEAGIELALRAALTDADVAPRDVGHVNAHGTSTVMNDLVEAAVLHRVLGEGPLVTSTKSMTGHTLGAAGGIEAVFTVLALEEQLVPATVNLRTQDPRVPVEVVAETARPARLDCAVSTSLGFGGHNSVLVLARD, encoded by the coding sequence ATGACAGCACTGAACGCGAACCCGCATGCGAACGCGGCTGCGGCTGCGGCGGCGACACGGGAACCCGCCGCGGTCGCCGTCACCGGTGTCGGTCTGGTGACCGCCGCCGGCGTCGGCGTGAAGCACACCTGGCATCAGGTCACCAACGCCACCACGCCCCAAGGAGTGCGGCGGCCGGACTCGTTGCAGGACCTGCCCTGCGACTTCATGTACACCATCGACGACGGCGACCTCGACGTCGACGCCGTGCTCGGCGTGGCCAGTCACCGGCTCATGGACCGCTTCGCCCAGCTGGCCGTCGTCGCGGCCCGGGAGGCCGTGGCGGACGCAGGGCTCGGGCCCGACGTGTGGGACAGCGCTCGCGTCGCGGTGGTCGTCGGCTCCGCCCACGGCGGCCTGACCTTCTACGACGAGCAGCACCGCGTCCTCACCGAGCGCGGCCCCCGCCGGGTCTCCCCGAGGATGGCGCCGCTGACCGTCGTCAACGGGGCGGCGGGCAGCATCGCCCGGGACCTCGGCACCCGCGGGCCCAGCCTCGCGGTGGCCACGGCCTGCTCCTCCGGCACCGACGCGATCGGCACCGCCCTGCAGTTGCTGCGCGCGGGAGCCTGCGACATCGCCGTCGCGGGCGGCGCGGAGTCCATGGCCTCCCGGGCCGTCTTCGCCGGTACGTGCAACGCGAAGGCGCTGTCCACCCGTACGACGGACCCCGCCGCCGCCTGCCGTCCCTTCGACGTCGACAGGGACGGGTTCGTGGTGGGGGAGGGGGCCGGGATCCTCGTCCTCGAACGTGCGGAGCACGCCAGGGCCCGCGGCGCCAAGGCTCGTGCCACCGTCCGCGGGTACGGGGCGGCCACCTCCAGCGAGGCTTCCTCGCCCGTCGCCCCGAGCGAAGCAGGCATCGAGCTGGCGCTGCGCGCCGCGCTGACCGACGCGGACGTGGCTCCGCGCGACGTCGGCCACGTCAACGCCCACGGCACGTCCACCGTCATGAACGACCTCGTGGAAGCCGCCGTACTGCACCGCGTCCTGGGCGAGGGCCCGTTGGTGACCTCCACCAAGTCCATGACCGGACACACGCTGGGCGCCGCCGGCGGCATCGAGGCCGTGTTCACCGTCCTCGCTCTGGAGGAGCAGCTGGTGCCGGCCACCGTGAACCTCCGGACGCAGGACCCGCGCGTGCCGGTCGAAGTGGTGGCCGAGACCGCCAGGCCCGCCCGCCTGGACTGTGCCGTCAGTACGTCGCTCGGCTTCGGCGGGCACAACTCCGTACTCGTCCTCGCCCGAGACTGA
- a CDS encoding response regulator: protein MIRVLIADDQAMVRSALAMLLTGEDGIEVVGEAADGAEAVARVAELRPTVVVMDVRMPGTDGVEATRQITSDAFPGEARVLVLTTYNVSEAVYQALRAGASGFLLKDAAPGELVSAVRALAEGDGWLDPAVVADMLAEFAARPERIRPAPAELAALTGREREVLVLVAHGFSNAEIAAHLFIGEATVKTHIGRILLKLGMRDRAQVVAAAYQCGLVTPGSSPPLP, encoded by the coding sequence GTGATCCGGGTACTGATCGCCGACGATCAGGCGATGGTGCGTTCCGCGCTCGCCATGCTGCTCACCGGCGAGGACGGCATCGAGGTGGTCGGCGAGGCCGCTGACGGCGCGGAGGCGGTGGCGCGCGTCGCCGAGCTGCGTCCCACGGTCGTCGTGATGGACGTACGGATGCCCGGTACGGACGGTGTCGAGGCGACCCGGCAGATCACCTCCGACGCCTTTCCCGGCGAGGCCCGGGTGCTGGTCCTGACGACGTACAACGTCAGTGAAGCCGTCTATCAGGCGTTGCGCGCCGGGGCCTCCGGTTTTCTGCTCAAGGACGCGGCGCCCGGCGAGCTCGTGAGCGCGGTCCGTGCGCTCGCCGAGGGGGACGGCTGGCTGGACCCGGCGGTGGTCGCCGACATGCTGGCCGAGTTCGCCGCCCGGCCGGAGAGGATCAGACCGGCTCCCGCGGAGCTGGCGGCGCTCACCGGCCGGGAGCGCGAGGTCCTCGTCCTGGTGGCGCACGGCTTCTCCAACGCGGAGATCGCGGCCCACCTGTTCATCGGCGAGGCGACGGTCAAGACCCACATCGGGCGGATCCTCCTGAAGCTCGGCATGCGGGACAGGGCTCAGGTGGTCGCCGCGGCCTACCAGTGCGGGCTGGTCACACCCGGCTCGTCCCCGCCGCTGCCCTGA
- a CDS encoding helix-turn-helix transcriptional regulator: protein MGETQDRRTELAAFLRSRRERVTPREVGLPSTRRRRTPGLRREELALLAGMSATWYTYLEQGRDIRVSDQVLGAIADALRLAPHEHDHLFRLAGRAPTTVPSEPESLAAEVAAVPLLLQPHPAYLIDGTYDVLSHNPAAEELFPHLRTGADRPANLARWVFLEPAAREVLVDWEPEAQGLLARLRTLTGAHPGDPRYTRLIEELHTGSPEVRAWWPRFDVEQRRGGHKRLRPPGRDVITYAYTAFHVAGRPDQTLVIYAESNDRTRVTDPTAPRKA from the coding sequence ATGGGCGAGACGCAGGACCGACGCACGGAGCTCGCCGCGTTCCTGCGCAGCCGCAGGGAGCGCGTCACGCCTCGTGAGGTGGGCCTGCCGTCGACGCGGCGGCGCCGCACGCCCGGGCTCCGGCGGGAGGAGCTGGCCCTGCTCGCCGGGATGAGCGCCACCTGGTACACGTATCTCGAGCAGGGCCGGGACATCCGGGTCTCGGACCAGGTACTCGGCGCGATCGCCGACGCCCTGCGCCTCGCCCCGCACGAACACGACCACTTGTTCCGGCTGGCCGGACGCGCTCCCACAACCGTGCCGTCGGAGCCGGAATCACTGGCTGCCGAGGTCGCGGCCGTCCCTCTGCTGCTCCAGCCGCACCCGGCGTACCTCATCGACGGCACGTACGACGTACTCAGCCACAACCCGGCGGCCGAGGAGCTGTTCCCGCACCTGCGCACGGGCGCGGACCGGCCGGCCAACCTCGCGCGCTGGGTCTTCCTGGAACCCGCGGCCCGCGAAGTCCTGGTCGACTGGGAACCCGAGGCCCAGGGCCTGCTCGCCCGGCTCCGCACCCTCACCGGCGCCCACCCGGGCGACCCCCGGTACACGCGGCTCATCGAGGAACTGCACACCGGCAGCCCCGAAGTGCGGGCGTGGTGGCCGCGGTTCGACGTCGAGCAACGCCGCGGCGGCCACAAGCGACTGCGGCCGCCGGGGCGCGACGTCATCACGTACGCGTACACGGCGTTCCACGTGGCCGGACGCCCCGACCAGACGCTGGTGATCTACGCCGAGTCGAACGACCGCACGCGGGTCACCGACCCCACCGCCCCGAGGAAGGCGTAA
- a CDS encoding chaplin has product MSATKKTLSVVLGTGALVMGAAGLASADAGAQGAAQNSPGVISGNTIQAPIHIPVNACGNTINVVGLLNPAFGNTCVND; this is encoded by the coding sequence ATGTCCGCAACGAAGAAGACGCTGAGCGTGGTCCTGGGCACCGGCGCCCTGGTGATGGGCGCTGCGGGTCTGGCTTCGGCCGACGCCGGCGCGCAGGGCGCGGCCCAGAACTCGCCGGGCGTCATCTCGGGCAACACCATCCAGGCCCCGATCCACATCCCGGTCAACGCGTGTGGCAACACCATCAACGTCGTCGGCCTGCTGAACCCGGCCTTCGGCAACACCTGCGTCAACGACTGA
- a CDS encoding alpha/beta fold hydrolase has product MIEEYVRTVTAHGVPYTYRVLRQSDPATEMLGEPSAEPVIALGGVLEGLYDWAYLEGVVLPRASLVTVDLPGLDPAAFQGGDGLDLLCEGLASIVEDLGAARVNLYGYSLGAAVALQYTQGHPERVARLLLGGVPGDVTEEIGTHLRTAVGCARAGDADGFAALMADGLLCLDESHHVHRRELTRRYLRRFMRNAAQVPRKVDLLATALITRHRPLHGGLSGVPTLVFSGDHDHLNPPERQLVFAATIEGSRFVTFPDCDHMLPLQRPEVVTSLVASFLLDEPAAHASG; this is encoded by the coding sequence ATGATCGAGGAATACGTCCGCACAGTGACTGCCCACGGGGTGCCGTACACCTACCGTGTGCTGCGGCAGTCGGACCCCGCCACGGAGATGCTCGGCGAGCCGTCCGCCGAGCCCGTCATCGCGCTGGGCGGAGTGCTGGAGGGCCTGTACGACTGGGCGTATCTGGAGGGGGTCGTCCTGCCGAGGGCGAGCCTGGTCACCGTGGACCTGCCGGGCCTCGACCCCGCCGCGTTCCAGGGCGGGGACGGCCTCGACCTCCTCTGCGAAGGACTCGCGAGCATCGTCGAGGACCTCGGCGCCGCCCGCGTCAACCTGTACGGCTACTCGCTGGGCGCGGCCGTCGCGCTCCAGTACACGCAGGGCCACCCCGAGCGCGTCGCACGGCTGCTCCTCGGCGGCGTCCCCGGCGACGTCACCGAAGAGATCGGGACTCACCTGCGCACCGCCGTCGGCTGCGCCAGGGCCGGCGACGCCGACGGTTTCGCCGCCCTGATGGCCGACGGGCTGCTGTGCCTCGACGAGAGCCACCATGTCCACCGTCGCGAACTGACCCGCAGGTATCTGCGGCGCTTCATGCGCAACGCGGCACAGGTGCCGCGCAAGGTCGACCTGCTGGCCACCGCTCTGATCACCCGGCACCGCCCCCTGCACGGCGGCTTGTCCGGGGTTCCCACGCTGGTCTTCAGCGGCGACCACGATCACCTCAACCCGCCCGAGCGGCAATTGGTCTTCGCCGCGACGATCGAGGGCAGCAGGTTCGTCACGTTTCCCGACTGCGACCACATGCTGCCGTTGCAGCGCCCCGAGGTGGTCACGTCCCTCGTGGCCTCGTTCCTCCTGGACGAGCCGGCGGCCCACGCCTCCGGCTGA
- a CDS encoding helix-turn-helix transcriptional regulator, with product MVLGAGSVDAVSRAVPEAAARARTVAELGSVLSQHLGRVLPHDGYLLSGFDPVTGARCFLACENSYSSRARRRMDRANALGRTRRPVADLLHGPCPAVVLGAGAQDPCPDTRRLHGIMAADDYGSELCIALSRRGVARGALVLLRERGARPFSPSETVRAAELAEPLASAVTRYVTDKPLRPREVHLPPAIVVIGKNDEIAGATPTGRDALRGILPGVYPASDQELFSFIWHITYTARRTGMPAITRAPTPLGWFSLQAHPLDGAMTGDVVVTLQPAPAAELLPALAQWYGISPRERMVVEQALRGLAAKQIARRLDLSPHTVNDHFKAVYRKTGVTGREELIACL from the coding sequence ATGGTCTTGGGGGCGGGTTCCGTGGACGCGGTGAGCCGCGCCGTGCCGGAGGCGGCGGCGCGAGCGCGGACCGTGGCGGAGCTGGGCAGCGTACTGTCACAGCACCTCGGCAGGGTCCTGCCGCACGACGGATACCTGCTCTCCGGGTTCGACCCCGTCACGGGCGCGCGCTGCTTTCTCGCCTGCGAGAACAGCTACAGCAGCCGCGCACGGCGCCGGATGGACCGGGCGAACGCCCTCGGCCGGACCCGCAGGCCCGTCGCCGATCTCCTCCACGGCCCCTGCCCGGCCGTCGTGCTCGGCGCGGGAGCGCAGGATCCGTGCCCCGACACGCGTCGACTGCACGGCATCATGGCGGCCGACGACTACGGCAGCGAGCTGTGCATCGCCCTGTCCCGACGCGGCGTCGCCCGGGGCGCGTTGGTGCTGCTGCGGGAGCGGGGCGCCAGACCCTTCTCACCGTCGGAGACCGTACGCGCCGCGGAACTGGCGGAGCCGCTCGCCTCGGCCGTGACGCGGTACGTGACGGACAAACCGCTGCGACCCCGGGAAGTCCATCTGCCGCCGGCCATCGTCGTCATCGGCAAGAACGACGAGATCGCCGGGGCGACGCCGACAGGACGCGACGCGCTGCGCGGGATCCTGCCCGGCGTCTACCCGGCCAGTGACCAGGAGCTGTTCAGCTTCATCTGGCACATCACCTACACCGCCCGGCGCACGGGCATGCCCGCGATCACACGAGCCCCCACGCCTCTGGGCTGGTTCTCGCTCCAGGCGCACCCGCTCGACGGCGCGATGACGGGCGACGTCGTGGTCACCCTCCAGCCCGCCCCGGCCGCGGAACTGCTGCCCGCGCTCGCCCAGTGGTACGGCATCTCGCCCAGGGAACGGATGGTCGTCGAGCAGGCGCTTCGAGGACTCGCCGCCAAACAGATCGCACGCCGCCTCGACCTGTCACCGCACACCGTGAACGACCACTTCAAGGCGGTCTACCGCAAGACCGGCGTGACCGGCAGGGAGGAACTGATCGCCTGCCTGTGA
- a CDS encoding helix-turn-helix transcriptional regulator, which yields MEDIDAIAALQDPVRRRLYEYVAGQGREVGRNEAAEATGVARTLAAHHLDKLAAAGLLESGSRRLTGRSGPGAGRPAKVYTRSRAERSVSLPARDYRTAAELLAEAAEEAGLDAGLCAAARRRGEALRGSAEPCDDLDAAMELLAARGYEPHIEGSEDEAGGGAAARVVRMRNCPFHAVAERFPPLVCGMNLALLEGLIGADGAVRARMDARPGECCVILEPSKNNID from the coding sequence GTGGAGGACATCGACGCGATCGCGGCGCTGCAGGATCCGGTGCGGCGTCGCCTGTACGAGTACGTGGCGGGGCAAGGCCGTGAGGTCGGGCGCAACGAGGCCGCGGAGGCGACCGGAGTGGCCCGCACGCTCGCGGCGCACCACCTGGACAAGCTGGCCGCTGCTGGGCTCCTGGAGAGCGGCAGCCGCCGCCTGACGGGCCGTTCGGGGCCGGGGGCGGGCCGCCCCGCCAAGGTCTACACGCGGTCGCGGGCCGAACGGTCCGTCTCGCTGCCCGCCCGCGACTACCGCACCGCCGCCGAACTGCTCGCCGAGGCCGCCGAAGAGGCCGGTCTGGACGCCGGGCTCTGCGCGGCGGCCCGCCGTCGGGGCGAGGCCCTGCGCGGCTCGGCCGAGCCCTGCGACGACCTCGACGCGGCCATGGAGCTGCTGGCCGCGCGCGGCTACGAGCCGCACATCGAAGGTTCGGAGGACGAGGCGGGCGGCGGGGCGGCGGCCCGCGTCGTCCGCATGCGCAACTGCCCCTTCCACGCTGTCGCCGAGCGCTTCCCGCCGTTGGTCTGCGGCATGAATCTCGCGCTGCTCGAAGGGCTGATCGGCGCGGACGGGGCCGTGCGCGCGCGGATGGACGCCCGGCCCGGGGAGTGCTGCGTGATCCTCGAACCTTCTAAAAACAATATTGATTGA